A genome region from Erigeron canadensis isolate Cc75 chromosome 3, C_canadensis_v1, whole genome shotgun sequence includes the following:
- the LOC122593735 gene encoding probable serine/threonine-protein kinase PBL3: MLEEMDHPNLVRLIGYCLRGKELLLVHEFSENGSLEGHLLHGAAEKLPLVTKIKIAVGVARGLDFLHNTQEKTSKWLFEMHNILLDKDFNAKLSDFDVRKLVHGHTLEDHSLECYYHPWRNPCEPKDANFDHGVVLQELLSVLQIGYDDQVISKQMLFGSDIRLGLTKMLEKLEVDDNITEKDRTCRN, translated from the exons AtgttggaagaaatggatcatCCCAACCTTGTTAGGCTCATCGGTTATTGCTTGAGAGGCAAAGAGCTCCTCCTTGTGCACGAGTTCAGTGAGAATGGAAGCTTAGAAGGTCACTTGCTTCATG GAGCTGCAGAAAAACTTCCATTGGTGACAAAGATAAAAATAGCAGTTGGAGTTGCTCGAGGCCTTGATTTCTTGCACAATACACAGGAAAAAACCAGCAAGTGGCTGTTTGAGATGCACAATATATTGCTCGACAAG GATTTTAATGCAAAGCTTTCAGATTTTGATGTGCGGAAATTAGTACATGGTCATACGCTTGAAGATCACAGCCTCGAATGCTATTACCATCCGTGGCGAA ATCCTTGTGAACCAAAGGATGCTAACTTCGATCATGGAGTTGTGTTGCAAGAGTTGCTATCGGTTCTACAGATCGGATATGATGACCAGGTGATAAGCAAACAGATGCTCTTTGGCTCAGATATCCGCCTTGGTTTAACAAAAATGCTGGAAAAGCTAGAAGTGGATGACAACATTACGGAAAAGGATCGTACTTGTCGAAACTGA
- the LOC122591544 gene encoding receptor-like protein kinase FERONIA gives MTCSSVGEETSFSLSSSEQLCRQVSLTTIRSTTHDFDDGVVIGLGGFGKVYRGNIDHGSGTIDVAIKRLDIMSNQGAAEFRAEIEMLSKLRHCNLVSLIAYCNDSIEKILVYEYMPRQTVDFHLFTSHVPLTWVQRLKISIGAARGLEYLHTGSGTQHGVIHRDVKSSNILLDENLDAKISDFGLSKIGPINQPTSYVNTGVRGTFGYIDPDYFLTGRLTRKSDVYAFGVVMFELLSGRRAVDMSLNEEQCSLSRWAKLCIKEHKLDQIVDPNIKGQISSKCLKEYAHIAYRCLHSRAKERPTMAEVVFSLQISQTLQEKFDNSASPAGIIGITRKMQKYFISPLKENSGHSHGSMPMDKDDCNKMRDGGDQTMSKGLKVFSYKELKHATNNFHTQMRRGRPSTSAWVFTGWIDKKTYAPSVPGVALAVSVKRLHHCYCGNLDKNKDIYIWLTIIKLVNVYLCIHNAV, from the exons CAGCTTCTCATTATCTTCATCTGAACAACTATGTCGTCAGGTTTCTTTGACCACGATTCGATCAACAACCCATGATTTTGATGATGGAGTTGTTATTGGGCTTGGAGGCTTTGGTAAAGTATACAGAGGTAATATTGATCATGGGTCGGGTACTATTGATGTTGCCATCAAACGGTTGGATATAATGTCAAATCAAGGGGCAGCTGAGTTTAGGGCAGAAATAGAGATGCTTTCTAAGTTGAGGCATTGTAATTTGGTATCTTTGATCGCTTATTGTAATGATAGTATAGAGAAAATCCTTGTTTACGAGTATATGCCCCGTCAAACCGTTGACTTTCATCTCTTTACATCTCATGTACCATTGACTTGGGTCCAACGGCTTAAGATAAGCATAGGTGCTGCACGTGGATTGGAATATCTTCATACAGGCTCAGGTACCCAACACGGAGTAATCCATCGTGATGTTAAAAGCTCCAATATTCTGTTAGATGAGAATTTGGATGCCAAGATTTCAGATTTTGGTCTGTCCAAAATAGGCCCAATTAATCAACCTACTTCTTATGTCAACACCGGTGTTAGAGGTACATTTGGGTACATCGATCCTGACTACTTTCTAACTGGACGTTTAACAAGGAAATCAGATGTTTACGCGTTTGGGGTCGTGATGTTTGAATTGCTCTCCGGGAGACGTGCAGTTGATATGAGTCTTAACGAAGAACAATGTAGTTTGTCCAGGTGGGCTAAACTATGCATCAAAGAGCATAAATTAGATCAGATTGTTGACCCGAATATCAAGGGACAGATATCTTCTAAATGTCTGAAGGAGTATGCACATATTGCTTACAGATGTTTGCATAGTCGTGCTAAAGAACGCCCTACCATGGCTGAGGTTGTTTTCAGTCTTCAGATTTCACAGACGTTACAGGAGAAATTTGACAATTCTGCATCACCAGCAGGTATAATAGGAATCACTCGGAAGATGCAGAAGTATTTCATTTCCCCACTTAAAGAAAACTCTG GTCATAGTCATGGCTCAATGCCCATGGATAAAGATGACTGTAATAAAATGCGTGATGGTGGTGATCAAACTATGTCAAAAGGCTTAAAAGTCTTCTCATACAAGGAATTGAAGCACGCTACTAACAACTTTCATACTCAAATGAGAAGGGGTCGGCCTTCAACTTCAGCTTGGGTTTTTACAGGTTGGATCGATAAGAAGACATACGCTCCATCTGTCCCTGGTGTTGCATTGGCGGTTTCCGTTAAAAGGCTCCATCATTGTTACTGTGGAAATCTTGACAAGAACAAG GACATTTATATCTGGTTAACAATTATCAAGCTAGTGAACGTTTATCTGTGCATCCATAACGCAGTTTGA